In Streptomyces durocortorensis, a genomic segment contains:
- a CDS encoding YigZ family protein — MQEQYRTVARAGVHESEINRSRFLCSLAPAATEQEAQDFVARVRKEHPTATHNCFAYVIGADAAVQKASDDGEPGGTAGVPMLQMLMRREMRYVAAVVTRYYGGVKLGAGGLIRAYGGVVGEALDALGTITRQRFRLATVRVDHQRAGKLENDLRATGRDVREVRYAEAVTIEIGLPDADVAAFTAWLADATAGTAGLELGGEAYGDV; from the coding sequence ATGCAGGAGCAGTACCGGACCGTCGCCCGCGCGGGTGTGCACGAGAGCGAGATCAACCGATCGCGTTTCCTCTGCTCCCTCGCCCCCGCCGCCACCGAGCAGGAGGCGCAGGACTTCGTCGCCCGCGTCCGCAAGGAGCACCCCACCGCCACCCACAACTGCTTCGCGTACGTGATCGGCGCCGACGCCGCCGTACAGAAGGCCAGTGACGACGGTGAACCCGGCGGAACGGCGGGCGTCCCGATGCTCCAGATGCTCATGCGGCGGGAGATGCGGTACGTCGCGGCGGTCGTCACCCGCTACTACGGCGGCGTCAAACTCGGCGCGGGCGGGCTGATCCGGGCGTACGGGGGAGTGGTCGGCGAGGCCCTCGACGCGCTCGGCACCATCACCCGGCAGCGCTTCCGGCTCGCCACGGTCCGCGTCGACCACCAGCGGGCGGGCAAGCTGGAGAACGATCTTCGGGCCACCGGCCGGGACGTCCGCGAGGTGCGGTACGCGGAGGCCGTCACCATCGAGATCGGGCTGCCGGACGCCGATGTGGCGGCGTTCACCGCCTGGCTGGCCGACGCGACCGCCGGGACCGCCGGACTGGAGCTGGGCGGCGAGGCGTACGGGGACGTGTGA
- a CDS encoding exonuclease SbcCD subunit D, which translates to MRLLHTSDWHLGRSFHRVSLLEAQAAYLDHLVATVREREVDAVLVSGDVYDRAVPPLSAVELFDRALHRLAAAGVPTVMISGNHDSARRLGVGAGLFERAGIHLRTDPEGCATPVVLTDDHGDVALYGLPYLEPALVKDALRAPKAGHEAVLTAAMDRVRADLAARPAGTRSVVLAHAFVAGGEPSDSERDITVGGVAAVPAGVFDGVDYVALGHLHGSQRVTERVRYSGSPLAYSFSEDGHRKTMWLIDLDGDGNIAAEERIDCPVERPLARLRGRLDTLLEDPGLDRHEHAWVEATLTDPVRPADPMARLARRFPHTLSLVFDPERPPEDPLASYAQRLKGRDDHQIAEDFVAHVRGGSGPSDLERTVLRAAFDDVRVDESVREVSR; encoded by the coding sequence GTGAGGCTTCTGCACACCTCGGACTGGCACCTGGGCCGGTCCTTCCACCGCGTCTCCCTGCTGGAGGCCCAGGCCGCCTATCTCGACCACCTCGTGGCGACCGTACGGGAACGCGAGGTCGACGCCGTCCTCGTCTCCGGCGACGTCTACGACCGGGCCGTCCCGCCGCTCAGCGCCGTCGAACTGTTCGACCGCGCGCTGCACCGGCTCGCCGCCGCCGGCGTCCCCACCGTCATGATCTCCGGCAACCACGACTCGGCCCGCCGCCTCGGCGTCGGCGCCGGACTCTTCGAGCGGGCCGGAATCCACCTGCGGACCGACCCCGAGGGCTGCGCCACCCCCGTCGTCCTCACCGACGACCACGGGGACGTCGCCCTCTACGGGCTGCCCTACCTGGAACCGGCCCTGGTCAAGGACGCCCTGCGTGCCCCCAAGGCCGGTCACGAGGCGGTCCTCACCGCCGCCATGGACCGGGTCCGCGCCGACCTCGCCGCCCGGCCCGCGGGCACCCGCTCCGTCGTCCTCGCCCATGCCTTCGTGGCGGGCGGGGAGCCCAGTGACAGCGAACGCGACATCACCGTCGGCGGGGTCGCCGCCGTCCCGGCCGGAGTCTTCGACGGCGTCGACTACGTCGCCCTCGGCCACCTCCACGGCAGCCAGCGGGTCACCGAACGCGTCCGCTACTCCGGCTCCCCGCTCGCCTACTCCTTCTCCGAGGACGGCCACCGCAAGACCATGTGGCTGATCGACCTCGACGGCGACGGGAACATCGCCGCCGAGGAACGGATCGACTGCCCGGTCGAACGTCCCCTCGCCCGGCTCCGCGGCCGCCTCGACACCCTCCTGGAGGACCCGGGCCTGGACCGCCACGAGCACGCCTGGGTCGAGGCGACCCTCACCGACCCGGTCCGCCCCGCCGACCCCATGGCCCGCCTCGCCCGGCGCTTCCCGCACACCCTCAGCCTCGTCTTCGACCCCGAGCGGCCCCCCGAGGACCCCCTCGCCTCCTACGCCCAACGGCTCAAGGGCCGCGACGACCACCAGATCGCCGAGGACTTCGTCGCCCACGTGCGCGGCGGCAGCGGACCCAGCGACCTCGAACGCACTGTCCTGCGCGCCGCGTTCGACGACGTACGGGTGGACGAGAGCGTGCGCGAGGTGTCCCGTTGA
- a CDS encoding CoA-binding protein: MHADTDARQEAETIRRILQDTGDTWAVVGLSDNPSRAAYGVAQVLQRFGKRVVPVHPKAEAVHGEQGYASLADIPFPVDVVDVFVNSELAGAVADEAVAAGAKAVWFQLGVVDRAAYGRTRAAGLDMVMDRCPAIEIPKLPEHV; encoded by the coding sequence ATGCACGCAGACACAGACGCACGCCAAGAGGCGGAGACGATCCGGCGGATTCTTCAGGACACCGGCGACACCTGGGCGGTGGTGGGCCTGTCCGACAACCCCTCCCGGGCGGCCTACGGGGTGGCTCAGGTGCTCCAGCGGTTCGGGAAGCGGGTGGTGCCGGTGCACCCGAAGGCCGAGGCGGTGCACGGGGAGCAGGGCTACGCCTCGCTGGCGGACATTCCTTTCCCGGTCGACGTGGTGGACGTGTTCGTCAACAGCGAGCTGGCGGGCGCGGTCGCCGACGAGGCGGTGGCGGCGGGCGCGAAGGCGGTGTGGTTCCAGCTCGGGGTGGTGGACCGGGCCGCGTACGGGCGGACGCGGGCGGCGGGCCTGGACATGGTCATGGACCGGTGCCCGGCGATCGAGATCCCGAAGCTGCCGGAGCATGTCTGA
- a CDS encoding DUF885 domain-containing protein, which yields MSDTSSSALPRQVADAYVDAIIELDPITGTYLGVPESSHRLPDFSPAGQAAVADLIRKTLRDLHAAEQRPGADSDAERRCGRLLRERLTAELAVHEAEEGLRTVSNLHSPAHSITEVFTITPTGTDEDWAAVAERLRAVPAAQEGYRASLALGLERKLYGGPRATATFIGQLTEWGGESDSPAFFEDFVASAPDALRAELDEAARLATASVLSLRDWMRDVYAPAIEGAPDTVGRERYARWSRLYNGTDLDLDEAYAYGWSEYHRLLAEMKTEAEKVLPGAGPWEALAHLDVHGKHIEGVDEVRDWLQELMDEAIEALDGTHFDLAERVRKVESHIAPPGGAAAPYYTGPSEDFSRPGRTWLPTMGETRFPVYDLVSTWYHEGVPGHHLQIAQWTHVADSLSRYQASVGQVSANAEGWALYAERLMDELGFLPDPERRLGYLDAQMMRACRVIVDIGMHLELKIPADSPFHPGERWTPGLAQEFFGNHSGRPADFVESELTRYLSMPGQAIGYKLGERAWLLGRENARAARGDAFDLKAWHMAALSQGSLGLDDLVDELSRL from the coding sequence ATGTCAGACACTTCGAGCAGCGCGCTGCCCCGTCAGGTCGCCGACGCCTACGTCGACGCGATCATCGAACTCGACCCCATCACCGGCACCTACCTGGGCGTGCCCGAGAGCTCGCACCGCCTGCCCGACTTCTCACCGGCCGGTCAGGCCGCGGTCGCCGACCTCATCCGGAAGACGCTGCGGGACCTGCACGCCGCGGAGCAGCGGCCCGGCGCGGACAGTGACGCCGAGCGGCGCTGCGGACGCCTGCTGCGGGAGCGCCTGACGGCGGAGCTCGCCGTTCACGAGGCCGAGGAGGGGCTGCGGACCGTCTCCAACCTGCACTCGCCCGCGCACAGCATCACCGAGGTCTTCACGATCACACCGACCGGGACGGACGAGGACTGGGCGGCGGTCGCGGAGCGGCTGCGCGCCGTGCCCGCCGCGCAGGAGGGGTACCGCGCCTCGCTCGCGCTGGGTCTGGAACGCAAGCTGTACGGCGGGCCGCGCGCGACCGCGACGTTCATCGGGCAGCTGACGGAGTGGGGCGGCGAGAGCGACAGCCCCGCGTTCTTCGAGGACTTCGTCGCCTCGGCTCCCGACGCCCTGCGGGCGGAGCTCGACGAGGCGGCCCGGCTCGCGACGGCCTCCGTGCTCTCGCTGCGGGACTGGATGCGCGATGTGTACGCCCCGGCGATCGAGGGGGCGCCGGACACGGTCGGCCGGGAGCGGTACGCGCGCTGGTCGCGGCTGTACAACGGCACCGACCTGGATCTCGACGAGGCCTACGCGTACGGCTGGTCCGAGTACCACCGGCTGCTCGCCGAGATGAAGACCGAGGCCGAGAAGGTGCTTCCCGGGGCCGGTCCCTGGGAGGCGCTCGCCCACCTCGACGTGCACGGCAAGCACATCGAGGGCGTGGACGAGGTCCGTGACTGGCTCCAGGAGCTGATGGACGAGGCGATCGAGGCGCTTGACGGCACCCACTTCGACCTCGCCGAGCGGGTCCGGAAGGTGGAGTCCCACATCGCCCCGCCCGGCGGGGCCGCCGCGCCCTACTACACCGGTCCGTCCGAGGACTTCTCGCGCCCCGGACGCACCTGGCTGCCCACCATGGGCGAGACCCGCTTCCCGGTGTACGACCTGGTCTCGACCTGGTACCACGAGGGCGTTCCCGGCCACCACCTCCAGATCGCCCAGTGGACGCACGTCGCCGACAGCCTCTCGCGCTACCAGGCGTCGGTCGGCCAGGTCAGCGCGAACGCCGAAGGCTGGGCGCTGTACGCGGAGCGGCTCATGGACGAGCTGGGCTTCCTGCCCGATCCGGAGCGGCGGCTCGGCTATCTGGACGCCCAGATGATGCGTGCCTGCCGGGTCATCGTCGACATCGGCATGCACCTGGAGCTGAAGATTCCGGCGGACTCCCCCTTCCACCCGGGCGAGCGCTGGACGCCCGGCCTGGCGCAGGAGTTCTTCGGCAACCACAGTGGGCGTCCCGCCGACTTCGTGGAGAGCGAGCTGACCCGCTATCTGTCCATGCCGGGCCAGGCCATCGGCTACAAGCTGGGCGAGCGCGCCTGGCTGCTGGGCCGCGAGAACGCGCGCGCGGCACGCGGCGACGCGTTCGACCTCAAGGCCTGGCACATGGCGGCGCTCTCCCAGGGGTCGCTGGGTCTGGACGATCTGGTGGACGAGCTGTCCCGGCTCTGA
- a CDS encoding helix-turn-helix domain-containing protein — MSDLDQLTRSLARNLKRWRGERGFTLDVLAARAGVSRGMIIQIEQARTNPSVGTTVKLADALGVSITTLLDQEQDAQVRLVPQSQAVRMWSTEAGSSTTLVVGTEARGPLELWAWRLMPGEGSTSDPHPEGTVELLHVTEGELTLLVEDRSYPVPAGTSATFQAHVSHGYRNEGVEPTVFTLAVAIPPAR; from the coding sequence GTGTCCGACCTCGATCAGCTCACCCGGTCGCTCGCCCGCAACCTCAAGCGCTGGCGGGGGGAGCGCGGCTTCACCCTCGACGTCCTCGCGGCCCGCGCCGGAGTCAGCCGTGGCATGATCATCCAGATCGAGCAGGCCCGCACGAACCCCAGCGTCGGTACGACCGTCAAGCTGGCCGACGCCCTCGGGGTCAGCATCACCACTCTTCTCGACCAGGAGCAGGACGCCCAGGTCCGGCTGGTGCCGCAGAGCCAGGCCGTCCGTATGTGGTCCACCGAAGCGGGCAGCTCCACGACGCTGGTCGTCGGGACCGAGGCCCGGGGCCCGCTCGAACTGTGGGCCTGGCGGCTGATGCCCGGCGAGGGCAGCACCTCCGACCCGCACCCCGAGGGAACCGTCGAACTGCTCCATGTGACCGAGGGCGAACTGACCCTCCTCGTCGAGGACCGGAGCTACCCCGTCCCCGCGGGCACCTCCGCCACGTTCCAGGCGCACGTGTCCCACGGCTACCGCAACGAGGGCGTCGAGCCGACCGTGTTCACCCTGGCCGTCGCCATCCCGCCCGCCCGCTGA
- a CDS encoding SMC family ATPase — MRLHRLTLTAFGPFGATQEVDFDTLSSGGLFLLHGPTGAGKTSVLDAVCYALYGAVPGARQSPGASLRSDHAPADLATEVQLELTVGGRRLEVTRSPAQPRPKKRGDGFTLEKAQSRLREHDPERGWQALSKSHQEIGEELTQLIGMSRDQFCQVVLLPQGDFARFLRADAEARGKLLGRLFDTRRFAAVEERLAELRRGAEARVTAGDEKILALLQRIAQAAGPAGTEAAPPAARPGEPGLADAALEWAALARSAAREHLDIAHCVLAEAEGRQTAARHALDAERELARLQQRYEETRARAAALEESRPEHDCCQRQLERARKAERVAPALELREEAERAHRTASDALDTARARLSPDLVDAGAEQLTELERRFRQELGGLESARRAERRSTEIDEERDLLEREARADDATVRDADAWLADWDAVHTRLRERVATAQEAATRAEQLAGRLGPARRRLDAALRRDALAVEEETARHALSEARERALDAHETWLGLRERRLRDIAAELAAGLVDGAPCTVCGSADHPAPATEGDGHVDRATEEAALTAHRRAEEARARAEQALGLIRERHAAAHAEAREAEPSVTAGDGAAACPAADEHAARAEPTAGLPAAPVPAQAAEPAGLPAEAGSGPSVAELRQIVDRLTEEHAEAHRLAAGTHAAHEALDAAEREHLGRLELRQQAERRDAARTSRREALDREQVGLEGELAVARAESGSVAAYADRLTRRVALLADAAEAVRAEQEAAQRRKEADDRLSDAAFRAGFDTPQDAAATLLDAAAQRDLQHRIDAWQSEAAAVADRRAEQDARAAAERPPARPAAAQGAFDTAEWLLREAASALAAARERCAELSRLSSLAADEVRRLGPVRQEYERVARLAGLAAGTSADNERKMRLEAYVLAARLEQVAAAATARLRRMSSGRYTLVHSDARTGGRRAGLGLHVVDAWTGSERDTATLSGGETFFASLALALGLADVVTEEAGGVRLDTLFIDEGFGSLDDQTLDEVLDVLDSLRERDRSVGIVSHVADLRRRIPVRLEVVKERQGSSVRHRL; from the coding sequence TTGAGACTGCACCGCCTCACCCTCACCGCCTTCGGCCCGTTCGGCGCCACCCAGGAAGTCGACTTCGACACCCTCTCCTCGGGCGGACTGTTCCTCCTCCACGGCCCCACCGGCGCCGGGAAGACCTCCGTCCTGGACGCCGTCTGCTACGCCCTGTACGGGGCCGTCCCCGGTGCCCGCCAGAGCCCCGGCGCCTCCCTGCGCAGCGACCACGCGCCCGCGGACCTGGCCACCGAGGTCCAGCTGGAACTGACCGTCGGCGGCCGACGCCTCGAAGTCACCCGCAGCCCCGCCCAGCCCCGCCCCAAGAAGCGGGGCGACGGCTTCACCCTGGAGAAGGCGCAGAGCAGGCTGCGCGAACACGACCCCGAGCGCGGCTGGCAGGCCCTCAGCAAGTCGCACCAGGAGATCGGCGAGGAGCTGACCCAGCTCATCGGCATGAGCCGGGACCAGTTCTGCCAGGTCGTGCTGTTGCCGCAGGGCGACTTCGCCCGTTTCCTGCGTGCCGACGCCGAGGCCCGCGGCAAGCTCCTCGGCCGGCTCTTCGACACCCGCCGCTTCGCCGCCGTCGAGGAGCGGCTCGCCGAACTGCGCCGGGGCGCCGAGGCCAGGGTGACCGCGGGCGACGAGAAGATCCTCGCCCTCCTCCAGCGCATCGCCCAGGCCGCCGGACCCGCCGGGACCGAGGCCGCGCCGCCCGCGGCCCGGCCCGGCGAACCCGGCCTCGCCGACGCCGCCCTGGAATGGGCCGCCCTCGCCCGCAGCGCCGCCCGCGAACACCTCGACATCGCCCACTGCGTGCTCGCCGAGGCGGAGGGGCGGCAGACCGCCGCCCGCCACGCCCTGGACGCCGAACGCGAACTGGCCCGCCTCCAGCAGCGGTACGAGGAGACCCGGGCGCGGGCCGCGGCGCTGGAGGAAAGCCGCCCCGAACACGACTGCTGCCAGCGGCAGTTGGAGCGCGCCCGCAAGGCCGAGCGGGTCGCCCCCGCGCTGGAGCTGCGCGAGGAGGCCGAGCGCGCCCACCGGACGGCGAGCGACGCCCTCGACACGGCCAGGGCGCGACTGTCGCCCGACCTCGTCGACGCGGGCGCCGAACAACTCACCGAGCTGGAGCGCCGGTTCCGGCAGGAGCTGGGCGGCCTGGAGTCCGCCCGCCGGGCCGAGCGGCGCAGCACTGAGATCGACGAGGAACGGGACCTCCTGGAGCGGGAGGCCCGGGCTGACGACGCGACCGTCCGCGACGCGGACGCGTGGCTGGCCGACTGGGACGCCGTCCACACCCGGCTCCGGGAGCGCGTCGCGACGGCCCAGGAGGCCGCGACCCGCGCCGAACAACTCGCCGGACGCCTCGGGCCGGCCCGCCGCCGACTGGACGCGGCCCTCCGCCGTGACGCCCTGGCCGTCGAGGAGGAGACCGCCCGGCACGCCCTGTCCGAGGCCCGGGAACGCGCCCTCGACGCCCACGAGACCTGGCTCGGGCTGCGGGAGCGGCGGCTGCGCGACATCGCGGCGGAGCTGGCCGCGGGGCTCGTCGACGGCGCGCCCTGCACCGTCTGCGGCTCCGCCGACCACCCGGCGCCCGCCACCGAGGGCGACGGCCATGTCGACCGGGCCACCGAGGAGGCCGCTCTCACCGCCCACCGGCGCGCCGAGGAGGCCCGCGCCCGCGCGGAGCAGGCCCTCGGCCTCATCCGCGAACGCCACGCGGCAGCCCACGCCGAGGCCCGCGAGGCGGAGCCTTCGGTGACGGCAGGGGACGGGGCGGCTGCGTGCCCTGCCGCCGACGAGCACGCCGCGCGGGCGGAGCCGACCGCGGGCCTCCCCGCCGCCCCGGTCCCCGCGCAGGCGGCGGAGCCCGCCGGCCTTCCGGCCGAGGCCGGCTCCGGCCCGTCCGTCGCCGAACTCCGCCAGATCGTCGACCGGTTGACCGAGGAGCATGCCGAGGCCCACCGCCTCGCCGCCGGGACCCACGCCGCGCACGAGGCTCTCGACGCGGCCGAGCGCGAGCACCTCGGGCGGCTCGAACTCCGCCAGCAGGCCGAGCGCAGGGACGCCGCCCGCACCTCGCGGCGCGAGGCGCTCGACCGCGAACAGGTGGGGCTGGAGGGCGAACTCGCCGTGGCCCGGGCCGAGTCCGGCTCGGTAGCCGCGTACGCGGACCGCCTCACCCGCCGGGTCGCGCTGCTCGCGGACGCCGCCGAGGCCGTACGCGCTGAACAGGAAGCGGCCCAGCGGCGCAAGGAAGCGGACGACCGGCTGTCCGACGCGGCGTTCCGCGCGGGCTTCGACACCCCGCAGGACGCCGCGGCGACCCTCCTCGACGCCGCCGCCCAACGCGACCTCCAACACCGCATCGACGCCTGGCAGTCCGAGGCCGCCGCGGTCGCGGACCGCCGCGCCGAGCAGGACGCCCGCGCCGCGGCGGAGCGTCCCCCTGCCCGACCCGCCGCCGCACAGGGCGCGTTCGACACGGCGGAATGGCTGCTGCGGGAGGCCGCCTCCGCACTCGCTGCCGCCCGGGAGCGCTGCGCCGAGCTGTCCCGCCTCTCGTCGCTGGCCGCCGACGAGGTCCGGCGGCTGGGCCCGGTGCGCCAGGAGTACGAGCGCGTCGCCCGGCTCGCGGGCCTGGCCGCGGGCACCTCCGCCGACAACGAACGCAAGATGCGCCTGGAGGCCTACGTCCTGGCCGCCCGCCTGGAACAGGTGGCGGCGGCCGCCACCGCGCGCCTTCGGCGGATGTCCTCCGGCCGCTACACCCTCGTCCACTCCGACGCCCGCACCGGCGGCCGCAGGGCGGGGCTCGGGCTGCACGTGGTGGACGCCTGGACCGGCAGCGAACGGGACACCGCGACCCTGTCCGGCGGCGAGACGTTCTTCGCCTCCCTCGCCCTCGCGCTCGGCCTCGCCGACGTGGTGACCGAGGAGGCGGGCGGCGTACGCCTGGACACCCTCTTCATCGACGAGGGCTTCGGCAGCCTCGACGACCAGACCCTGGACGAGGTGCTCGACGTGCTGGACTCGCTGCGGGAGCGGGACCGCAGTGTGGGCATCGTCAGCCACGTGGCCGACCTGCGCCGCCGTATCCCGGTCCGCCTCGAAGTGGTCAAGGAGCGGCAGGGCTCCTCGGTGCGCCACCGCCTGTGA
- a CDS encoding aminoglycoside N(3)-acetyltransferase, translating into MDHTLLHDTLDGALTASALTALGVRPGDVLLVHASLRAVGPGAGGADGVLDAVRRAVGPEGTVVVPAFTPENSDTSPHYRERVRGLGDAAREAVRASMPPFDPALTPAPSMGALAETVRTAAGAARSAHPQTSFAALGPGGAGLLSGHRADCHLGEDSPLARLYEADARILLLGTGYATCTAFHLGEYRMPGPPRRRYRCVVAPAGVRQWWEYEDVALDDSDFAALGAAFEEAAAGDVRTARLGAAACRLVGLRAAVDFATGWLTEHRPATAG; encoded by the coding sequence GTGGACCACACGCTCCTTCACGACACGCTCGACGGGGCCCTGACGGCGTCGGCCCTCACCGCGCTGGGGGTGCGCCCCGGAGACGTCCTGCTGGTGCACGCCTCGCTGCGGGCGGTGGGCCCGGGCGCGGGCGGGGCCGACGGGGTGCTGGACGCGGTGCGCCGGGCGGTGGGGCCGGAGGGCACGGTGGTGGTCCCGGCCTTCACTCCGGAGAACTCGGACACCTCGCCGCACTACCGCGAGCGGGTCCGGGGGCTGGGCGACGCGGCGCGCGAGGCGGTGCGGGCGTCGATGCCCCCGTTCGACCCGGCGCTGACACCCGCGCCGTCGATGGGCGCGCTGGCCGAGACCGTGCGGACGGCGGCGGGCGCCGCGCGCAGCGCCCATCCGCAGACCTCGTTCGCCGCGCTCGGCCCAGGTGGAGCAGGTCTCCTCAGCGGCCACCGGGCCGACTGCCATCTGGGGGAGGATTCGCCGCTCGCCCGGCTGTACGAGGCGGACGCCCGGATTCTGCTGCTCGGCACCGGCTACGCCACCTGTACGGCCTTCCACCTGGGCGAGTACCGCATGCCGGGTCCGCCGCGCCGCCGCTACCGCTGTGTGGTGGCGCCCGCGGGTGTGCGCCAGTGGTGGGAGTACGAGGACGTCGCCCTGGACGACAGCGACTTCGCGGCCCTGGGCGCGGCGTTCGAGGAGGCCGCCGCCGGTGACGTACGGACGGCCCGGCTGGGGGCGGCCGCCTGCCGGCTCGTCGGGCTGCGGGCGGCGGTCGACTTCGCCACGGGCTGGCTCACGGAGCACCGGCCGGCGACGGCCGGCTGA
- a CDS encoding gamma carbonic anhydrase family protein — MAEQALITGMGGKEPDIAVDAFVAPTSVVIGEVTLAPGSSVWYQAVLRADCGPITLGPDSNIQDNCSVHTDPGFPLTVGARVSVGHNAVLHGCVIEDDVLVGMGATVLNGAHIGAGSLIAAQALVPQGMRVPPGSLVAGVPAKVKRPLTEEEREGIRFNAAGYVELAKAHRQAHEA, encoded by the coding sequence ATGGCGGAGCAGGCGTTGATCACGGGCATGGGCGGCAAGGAGCCGGACATCGCCGTGGACGCGTTCGTGGCCCCGACGTCCGTGGTCATCGGCGAGGTGACGCTCGCCCCGGGCTCCAGCGTCTGGTACCAGGCCGTGCTGCGCGCCGACTGCGGCCCCATCACGCTCGGCCCCGACAGCAACATCCAGGACAACTGCAGCGTGCACACCGACCCCGGGTTCCCGCTGACCGTGGGCGCGCGGGTGTCGGTCGGCCACAACGCGGTGCTGCACGGCTGTGTGATCGAGGACGACGTGCTGGTCGGGATGGGCGCCACGGTGCTCAACGGTGCGCACATCGGCGCGGGCTCGCTGATCGCGGCGCAGGCACTCGTTCCGCAGGGGATGCGGGTCCCGCCGGGGTCGCTCGTCGCGGGGGTGCCCGCCAAGGTCAAGCGGCCGCTGACGGAGGAGGAGCGGGAGGGCATCCGCTTCAACGCCGCCGGGTACGTGGAGCTGGCCAAGGCCCACCGCCAGGCGCACGAGGCCTGA
- a CDS encoding acyltransferase: MPKNRNTFSFLARWPRRAASRAVHRGWAWVQEAGAVTAEHPGRLRFGAIGEGTRLAFPQGTVFGEPWIELGAHCIIGEQVTLTAGMMPDLDLGPDPILTLGDGVVLGRGSHVIADTTVSIGSDTYCGPYVYITSTNHSYDDPHEPVGKQWPRMEPVAIGPGCWIGTGAVILPGARLGRNVVVAAGAVVRGEVPDHAVVAGAPARVVRSWDPETGWQPPLRTPAPVPIPEGVTPEQLLALTELDGARDTTGP, encoded by the coding sequence GTGCCGAAGAACCGAAACACGTTCTCCTTCCTCGCCCGCTGGCCGCGCCGTGCCGCCTCTCGCGCGGTGCACCGGGGCTGGGCGTGGGTGCAGGAGGCGGGCGCGGTCACCGCGGAACACCCCGGGCGGCTGCGGTTCGGCGCGATCGGCGAGGGCACCCGGCTCGCCTTCCCGCAGGGAACCGTCTTCGGGGAGCCGTGGATCGAGCTCGGCGCGCACTGCATCATCGGCGAGCAGGTGACCCTCACGGCCGGAATGATGCCTGACCTGGACCTGGGGCCCGACCCCATCCTCACGCTGGGCGACGGCGTCGTGCTGGGGCGCGGCAGCCACGTCATCGCGGACACGACCGTGTCGATCGGCTCCGACACGTACTGCGGTCCGTACGTCTACATCACCTCGACGAACCACAGCTACGACGACCCGCACGAGCCCGTGGGCAAGCAGTGGCCCCGGATGGAGCCCGTGGCGATCGGCCCCGGCTGCTGGATCGGCACCGGCGCCGTGATCCTGCCCGGAGCCAGGCTCGGCCGGAACGTGGTGGTCGCGGCGGGCGCGGTCGTCAGGGGCGAGGTCCCCGACCACGCGGTGGTCGCGGGCGCCCCGGCCCGCGTCGTGCGCAGCTGGGACCCGGAGACGGGCTGGCAGCCGCCCCTGCGCACGCCCGCACCCGTGCCCATCCCGGAAGGCGTCACGCCCGAGCAGCTCCTCGCCCTCACCGAGCTGGACGGGGCGCGGGACACCACCGGCCCGTGA
- a CDS encoding rhodanese-like domain-containing protein, with the protein MVMNSQPAPASTTPADNPVLRVAPASPAAAAAYFAASLAFHADVSDVASALASDGDPGFVVVDSRSTASWDQGHIPGAVHLPTALIPEQAAALLDPAVPVVTYCWGPGCNGATRAALALAQLGYQVKEMLGGFEYWAREGFAYETWEGSGRRAADPLTAPLDDADCGC; encoded by the coding sequence ATGGTCATGAACTCTCAGCCCGCACCCGCATCCACGACTCCGGCCGACAATCCCGTGCTGCGCGTCGCGCCCGCTTCCCCCGCCGCCGCGGCCGCCTACTTCGCCGCCTCGCTCGCTTTCCACGCCGACGTCTCCGATGTCGCCTCCGCACTCGCCTCCGACGGCGACCCCGGGTTCGTCGTCGTGGACAGCCGTTCCACCGCGTCCTGGGACCAGGGGCACATTCCCGGGGCGGTGCATCTGCCCACCGCCCTGATCCCCGAGCAGGCGGCGGCGCTGCTCGACCCGGCCGTGCCCGTGGTCACGTACTGCTGGGGGCCCGGCTGCAACGGCGCCACCCGTGCGGCCCTGGCCCTCGCTCAACTCGGCTACCAGGTCAAGGAGATGCTCGGCGGCTTCGAGTACTGGGCGCGCGAGGGGTTCGCCTACGAGACCTGGGAGGGAAGCGGGCGCCGCGCCGCCGACCCGCTCACCGCACCGCTCGACGACGCCGACTGCGGCTGCTGA
- a CDS encoding Lrp/AsnC family transcriptional regulator: MTDYSPDATDWRILDVLQRDGRATFAELARAVAMSPSAVTERVRRLEELGVISGYAAVVDAERLGLPILALVRLRYPNGNYKPFHDLLETTPEIIEAHHVTGDDCFVLKVTARSMKHLEETTGRIGALGSVTTSIVYSSPLPRRAIGR, translated from the coding sequence ATGACCGACTATTCCCCGGACGCCACCGACTGGCGCATCCTCGACGTCCTTCAGCGCGACGGGCGGGCGACGTTCGCCGAGCTCGCCCGTGCCGTCGCCATGTCCCCGAGCGCCGTGACCGAGCGGGTGCGGCGGTTGGAGGAGCTGGGGGTGATCAGCGGGTACGCGGCCGTGGTGGACGCCGAACGGCTGGGGCTGCCGATCCTCGCGCTCGTACGGCTGCGGTACCCGAACGGCAACTACAAGCCGTTCCACGACCTCCTGGAGACCACGCCGGAGATCATCGAGGCCCACCACGTCACCGGTGACGACTGTTTCGTCCTCAAGGTGACAGCCCGCTCGATGAAGCATCTGGAGGAGACCACCGGCCGGATCGGCGCCCTGGGCTCCGTCACGACGAGCATCGTCTACTCCTCGCCGCTCCCCCGTCGCGCGATCGGACGCTGA